The genomic interval CAAAATAGTTATCCCTAAAATAATTACTAAAATTAAGAATAGCTTTTTGTTAATCAATATATTTTTAAATTTTTTAATCACTAATTTATTATACTTTTTTATTTATTTTGCCTACACCATCTTTAACGAGTTGGCACTTGTCTTTGGGACAAACCAATATTCCTTCGTCTGTATCAATCACTATCATGTTATCAAGCCCAATTGTAATTATCGGTTTATCATTGGCTATTACCAGGCTTTCTTTGCTATCTATATCGTAGACTTGGCCCTTATGCACATTACTCTCGCCATTACGGAGTATTTCGTAAA from Patescibacteria group bacterium carries:
- a CDS encoding mannose-1-phosphate guanylyltransferase, translated to YEILRNGESNVHKGQVYDIDSKESLVIANDKPIITIGLDNMIVIDTDEGILVCPKDKCQLVKDGVGKINKKV